Below is a window of Halarcobacter anaerophilus DNA.
AGCTCTTTAAATCTTTCAGTCAAAGGTGGATGAGAGTAATAAAAGAAGATATAAAGAGGGTGAGACAGAGGAAACGATTTGTTTTCATTTGCCAATTTTAATAAAGCACTTACCAAATCCTCTTTACTTTGCATATTTGAACCGAATTCATCTGCTGCATACTCATTATGTCTTGAGATCAATGAAATTAAAGGCATTAAGAAAAACGATAGAATAGGAGAAAAAAGTAAAAATATGGTAATAATAGCATAAGGCTCATTTTGAAGCTTTAAACCTAAAAATATCTCATCACTTAGATTTCCGAAAATTGCAAAAAAGATGAACATAACAACACCCATAATTGCAATATTTTTTAAAATATCACCGTTTTTAAAATGTCCCAGTTCATGTCCTAAAACAGCTAAAAGTTCATTGTGAGAAAGTTTTTGAATTAAAGTATCAAACAAAACAACTCTTTTTGTACTTCCTAATCCACCGAAATATGCGTTTAATCTATTATCTCTTTTACTTGCATCTACTGAAAAAACGCCTGAACTTTTAAACCCTACTTGATTTAAAAGATTTATGATTTTTTCTTCCAACTCTTTATCTTTTAAAGCTTCAAACTTGTCAAACATCTTATCTCTGATTACGGGATAAAGCATATTTATTAAAATAATAACTGCAAAAATAAAAATAAAACCCCAAATCCACCAAGAATTAAAACTGCTTATTATCCAAGAGATTGCCGCAATAACAGCTGAACCGAAAACTAGGAAAAGTATTCCTGTTTTTAATGTATCTTTTATAAATAAAGCAGGTGTCATATTTGAGAAACCGTACTTTTTATCAAGTTTAAAAGAGGTATAAAGCTCAAAAGGTAAACCTAGAATCCAATTTATAATAATAAACAAATCAACGAAAACAACAGCTTTTAACCATGTTGATTCAATAGTTAAAAGAGAATCAAGAGTATTTAACCCAAATCCAATCCAGCAAAGAAAAATTATAAAACTATAGAATGCCGAGATTATAGAGAGTTCTTCTTTTTCAACTGAGTAATCTGCCGCTTCTAAATATTTTTCATCGTCTAAAATAATAGGTCTCATCTTCTTCGCATTTTTAACAAAACCTATTTGCATAAAAGAAGTATAAGTGGAAAACAAAAAATATAAACAATAAGCAATAACAAAAATTTCTAGCACAAAATTATCCTTTAATATTAATTATAACTTATTATTTTAGCGTTTTAGAACTTTCTATTTATTGAAGATTAGTATCAGTTTTCTTCATTAAGTTCCTCTTTAGAAATGCAAACTTTGTTCCGCCCTTCTCTTTTTGCCTCATATAAAGCAAGATCGGCTCTATGTAAGATTGCTTCTAAATCCACATCATCATAACGAAGCATTGTAAGACCTATACTTATTGTAAATTTGATTTTTTCTTCATTTATTGTTTTTATTTCAAGATTTTCTATCTCTTTTCTGATATTTTCAGCAGCTTTTTGTGCCCCTCTTTTGGAAGTATTAGGTAAAACAGCAGCAAACTCTTCTCCTCCCAGTCTTGCAAAAATATCGGATTTTCTTAAACTGTCTTTTATTTTTTGAGCCATAATTTTTATTACGTCATCTCCTGCTGCATGTCCGTAAATATCATTTATCATCTTAAATTTATCGATATCAATCATTAAAACGGCAAGCTCTTTATTCTCTCTTCTTGAATATCTAATCATAGGTGCGGAAGATTCATAAAAACTTCTTCTGTTTTTTACGCCTGTTAAAGAGTCTGTAGTAGCCAAGATTTCAAGTTTTACGTTTATATCGTTTAATTCGCGGGTTCTTTTTTCAACAGCACTTTCCAAAACTCTTTGATAATCTCTTAATCTTCTGTCTTGTGCATTTTGCTTTATTGCTTCTAAAATTATATACTCAAAGTCAACTCTGTCAAATCTTCTTGGAATAATTTGATATAAAGAGGATTCATTTATTATTTTTGATAGAGATTCAACTGTAGCAACATCCTCAAAAAGTATGTTTCTTGTTGTTGGAGAATTTTTATGAAGTTCAATAAAAAACTTCTCTACACTCATTTTAGAACTGTCTTGACCTAAAATAGTAATAAGAATTTCATTTCCTGCAATAATATAGTTATAACAACCTATTAAAGCCTGCTCTTTATTAATATAACTCTCAACTATGTAATCAGAGTCAACAATTCTTGAAATCTTGTTATATAAAGAATCAAGTACCTCTATGTCATTATCTATGCATGCAATTATATACTTAACCATAAAATTCAAACCCCGTAACAGTAAACATCATCAACGAAAGAAAAGTATACTATCCAATTATTTATAAAAGAAAAGAAGCCAAAAATAGTTATTTTTTTATGATAAAAATTATCTTTATAGTAAAAACAGTTTTCTAATCCATTTTAACGGGATTTTTAATCTTATTTTTTAATATGTTTTAACAAAAAATTTCTAAAATTTCTTTGGGTATTTTTGAAGGTCTAAACTTTTTTAAATAAACCAACTTGACTTTTGATATGAAAAGAAGCTCATTGTCCTTGTAAATTTCATGTAAAATATCTATCGTAACTGCACTTTTTGAGATAATTTTCGTATTTACCTCAAGTAAATCGGAAAATTTTGCAGGTTTTATATATTCAGCTTCAACTTTTTTAACAACAAAAAATTCCTCATCGTTGTGAGGAGAAAGACCTTTTTCAAAAAAAAGATTACTTCTCGCCCTTTCACAAAATTTTAGATAATTTGCGTAATATACAATACCTCCGCAATCTGTATCTTCGTAATAGACTCTTATTTTCATTTTCTACTCTTCTTTGAAATTTTTTAAAAGTTTGGGCATTTTTTCACCTATTTGTTTATAATCATAATTAAAACTTTCTATAACAATTTCATACAACTGGTGATTTTTGTATTTTTCATGCCAATTTAACTCTTTGTTTTCAAAAAAATTAAAATATTCAAATCTTAATTTATATGCTTCTTTTAAAAGTTTTTCATTCATTTTTTATCTTTTTAGTAAATAAATCTGTGAAATTATATAGATTTTTTACTTTGATAGTTATTTTAGTCTTTTTTTAATAATATTTTTTATCGTATGATATAAATTAGTTTCAAAGGCTCTATATATCAAGCTTCTATCAAATCAGCACTTAAACATATTTTCAGTATAATATCTACTTTTAATATAAAATAATAAGATGCGTAAGAATATGGATAAAAATACTAAAAGTGAAAAGACTTTAATAAATATAATAAAATTCGGTGCTGTTGTTCCAATTATAGTAATCTCAATAATTTTTACATATATATTTGTTCAATATAAAAATGAAGAGCTTAAAAATGAGATTGAAAATTTAAGAGTAAAATTTCTAAATGAAAACAAGAAGAACGTAAAAGACGAAGTTAACAGAGTAGTAAGCTCAATAAAATATGAAATTGAACGCTCAGACGAAGAACTAAAAAATTTTTTAAAAAACAAAGTATATGAAGCTCACTCAATTGCTACAAATATATATAATGAAAGTATAAAAAACGGAGAAAAAGATAAAAATAAAATTTTTGAAACCATAAAACAGACACTAGGAAGTATTCTTTATAATAAAGGCAGAGGATATATCTTTATAGATGATATAAACGGTATTAAACTTCTGCAACCCACTAATAAAAGTTTTGAAGGTAAAGATTTTTCTAATTTCGAAGATCCCAAAGGCTATAAATTTGTTCAAAAGATAATGGAAACAATAAGAAAAAAAGGCGAAGCTTATGATGAATACTTTTGGTATAAAACACAAACAGATAAAGAAGCCTATAAAAAAATCAGTTTTTACAAATATTTCGAACCTTATAATGTAGCTATAGGTACGGGTGAATATTTTGTAGATTTTGAAAAAAAAATACAAAACAGGCTTTTGGAAAGAATTCGAAGAATAAAGTTTGACGATAACGGTTATATTGTAATTTTTAATTCAAAAGGAACATATTTATCTCATTTTAAAAAAGATAATATAGGTAAAAACGGTTTTAAAATCAAAGATAAAGAAGGTAACTATTTTATAAAAGATATTGTAAATTTTGCTAAAAAAAATAAAGAGGGATATCTTTCATATATAGCAAGTGCCAGACCTGATAAAAACGAACAAAACAGAGAAAAAGTTACATATTTAAAATATTTTAAACAGTGGGATTGGATAATAGGTGCGGGATTTTATTTGGAAGAGTTAAATAAAGAAGTAAAAGAAAAAGAACTGCTTTTAACCCAAAAACATGAAGAAATTATCCAGAAAATAATAGTTATAAGTTTTACTGTTACCTTTATTTTAATTCTATTATCCTCATATATATCAAAAATTCTTTTTGACAAATTTAATGAATATAAAAAAGAGATAAAAAAAGAAGTTGATAAAACAATAGAAAAAGAGAAACTTTTAGTACAACAGTCAAAAATGGCTATTATGGGAGAAATGATAGCAAATATTGCACACCAGTGGAAACAACCTTTAAATCTCATAAGTACCTCAAATAGTCTTATAAAACTAAATAAAGAGTTTGATAATTTTAGTACACCCGAAGAGATTGACGAAGCAATTGAAAATATTGATCACTCTGTTAAACATTTGGCAACAACAATTGATGATTTTAGAAACTTTTTTAAACCCAATAAAATCAAATCTGTTTTTAAAATTGATGATCTGCTAAATAAAGCATTTAAACTTTTGGATACACAACTAAAAAACAGCAATATTGAAGTTATTTCGGATGTAAAAGAGATAGAAGTTTATGGATTTGAAAATGAGCTTTTGCAGGTTTTAATTAATATTATAAAAAATGCAATTGATGAATTATTTAAAATACATGATAAAAAATTTATTTTTATTAATGCTTATCGTAAAGACTCTATTGTCGTAATTAGAGTAAAAGATACGGCAGGTGGGATTCCTAAAAAGATGTTAGATAAGGTTTTTCAGGCATATTTTACAACAAAAGGCGATAAAGGAACGGGAATCGGTCTTTATATGTGTAAACAGATCATAAATAATATAAACGGTGAGATAAGAGTAACAAATGTTGATTTTACTTACAAAGAAGAGAAATATAAAGGTGCAGAATTTATAATAACTATTCCTTTTCAAACTTCAATCTAAAAAAAATTAGTCGTTTTTAATACATTTTATAAATTCTCAGTTATAATAATTTATTGTGCTTTTAAAGGAAAAAAATGAAGGAATGGACTCTTAAACACTCTTTTTATTTTGAAGGAAGAGAAGTTAAGTATGATATTAAAGGGGAAGGAAAACCTGTAATATTGGTACATGGAACTCCCTGGTCTTCGTTTAATCTTCGTCATTTAATTTCTGAACTATCGTTAGAATATAAAGTTTACTATTTTGATCTTTTAGGCTATGGAAGTTCTGATAAAAGTGATGCAGATGTATCCTTGGGTATTCAAAATAGATTATTAGATGAGATAATCAAATATTGGGAACTTAAAAATCCTTTTATTATTGGACATGACTTTGGAGGAACGACTGTTTTTCGTAATCATATTTTAAATAAAAAAAATTATAAAAAAATAGTAGTTATTGATCCTGTGGCATTATCACCTTGGGGATCACCATTTTTTAAACATATAGAAAAACATGAAAATGCGTTTTCTACCGTACCGGATTTTATTCATTTAGCTATAGTTGAAGCATATATAAAAACTGCGGCACATAAAAAGTTGACACAAGAAACAATTCATGGAATTTTAGCTCCATGGAGCAGTAAAGAAGGGAAAGCAGCTTTTTATAGGCAAATAGCACAAGCAGATTCGAAATTTACTGATGAATTTCAAGATAGATTTGATGAAATCAGAGCACCTTTGTTAATTCTTTGGGGGCAAGAAGATAAATGGATTCCTTGTTCACAAGCATATGAACTTCAAAAAAAAATAAAAAAAGCACAACTTATAACTATCCCTGATGCAGGACATTTAATCATTGAAGAAAAACCACAAATATTAGTACAAGAAATTAAAAAATTTTTCGAAAGTGAAAAAGAATAGAAGCGAATAAAACAATAAAAAAAGCCCCGTTTAAAAAACGGAGCTTTTTATTAACTTATGATTTAAAAGAAGATTTTATTAGAAACTCTCCCACTGTTCATCATCGTTTTTTTCAACAAAAGTTTTTTTACTCTCTTTCTCTATTTTTTGCTCACTTTTTTTATTTTCTATTTTATTTTTTTTAACAGTTTTTATTTCAACACTGTTTTTACCCTCAAATTCTTTTTCATCGGCACTTGATACAATAAGTTTTGCCATCTCATCTGTTTTTGTTGCTTCTTCATAAGTTTGTGTTGCAATAAGTGCATTTTGCTGAGTTTGTTGGTCAAGTTGGGTAACAGCATCATTTATCTGTTCTATTCCTGTTTGCTGCTCTTTACTTGCCATCTCTACATCTGATATTATCTCTATTGTTTTTGATATATTATCATTTAAGCCGTTATACCCTTTTATCATCTTATCTGCTATACTTTTCCCGCTATTTGCTTTTGTTGTTGCTGTTTCTACCAGTTCTTTTATCTCTTTTGCCGCTTCTGCACTTCTTGCTGCAAGATTTCTTACTTCTTGGGCTACTACTGCAAAACCTTTTCCTGCTTCTCCTGCCGTTGCTGCTTCTACTGCTGCATTTAGTGAAAGTATATTTGTTTGGAAAGCTATTTGATCTATTACTGTTATTGCTTCATTAATTGAGTTTACTTGTTCATTTATCTCATCCATTGAAACTGTTGTTTCTTGAGCTAATTTCTCTCCTTCTTTTGCGGACTGGGTTAATTCATTTGCGTAATTTCCCATTTTAACTACATTATCCGTATTACTTACGATATTCGAGGTTATCTCTTCTAAGGCTGCTGCTGTCTCTTCTAGGGCTGCTGCTGCTTCATTTGAGTTTGTATTTAGATTATCCACATTTCTTAACAGAATATTTGAACTCTTATCTAAAATTAATCCGTTTTGTTTATTTTCTACTAGCATTTGGGTAATTGCATCTCCTAATTCATTTACACCGTTTGCCAATTTTAATAAATGCTCTTTTAAATGATCCGAATCGACTTTATTCATATAGTTATAATTTGAAAACTCTTCTAATACTCCAAGTACATTATCTATATTTTTTTCTACATTATCTGCCATTTTATTTAATAATGAAGTTAACTCCTGTAATGCAGGATTTGAACTTGAAGTTTGAACTCTTTGACATAAATCTCCTTGTTCAAATTCACTTAATACTCCGATTGTGTCATTTATAACTTTTCTATCCTCTTCTATTCCTGCTTTTGTTTTTGTTATATTGGCATTAACGACTTGAGCCATTATTCCAATCTCATTTTTTGAATAGATATCAATAGGATTTACATCTTTTATCTCTCTGTTTAAATATTTAAAAAAGTTTAATAACCCTTCTTGGAATTTTGATATTAAAGAAGAGATATCTCTTGGAACATAAATTGATATAGCTACTATTAAAATAAAGATTATTATTGAGATTATCTCTATTGTTAATTTTGTATTATCGTTTAATTGCGCAACTTTAGGACCTATTGTATCTTGGTCATTTTTCAAAGATACTTTTACTTTTTCGGATAATTGTGCTATTTCATTTCCAAATACGATTAACTTGTCATTTACCAAATTGTTTTTTTCAACAATTATTTGATATATCTCTTTTACTCCGTTATTGTATTTTGTAGCAAAACCTATAACTTTATTAAGTAAAGAGATCTCTTTTGAATCATTTATATTACTCTTTAAATTGCCCAAAAAGTTCTCTAACTTTTCAAACTCCTCATTTACTCTCTTTAAATCTTTTTTATCATTCGTAGTTAAAAAAGATGTTGTATAAAGTCTTGCTATAAGTAGACTTCGTAAAGCGGTACTTGAATTGTACAGCATTGAGAAATTTTTATTTTTATTAGCACTTTGAACCAATAAAGTTAAAGTCTGTTCCGCTTTTTTACCGTTTATATCGATAATATTTTCTTTAATACTATCTCTTTTTGTCGTAATTTCAACGACTTGGGTAAAATACTTTTCATATTCATCTAAAAGTTCTGATGTTTTTTCAACCATTGGAGCACGTTTTGGATTTTGAATCTCTTCTTTAGCTGTATTCACTAATTTTCTTGTTTTATTAAGAAAATCTTGAAATGCTTTTACATCTTTTTGAGATTTTGAAGAGAGATAATCTTTTACACTGCCTCGTGCGGATAACATATGTGTTTCAATAGAACTAGCCAGATTATTATCTCTTGCCATTTCTCTATAATCCGTAAATCCATTACTGGATTCATTTACAGCAAATATGCTGTAACCTGCCATTATTATAATCAATAAACCGATTAAACTAAAAGCCATTAGCAGTTTAACTTTTATTGTGATATTCGAGAGCATTTTGTTCCTTTCTATATAAGTAACCTAAAAGATTATGTTTTTCAGTTATCTTTACATAAATAATAACAAATACTCGGTCATGTATCGGTCACGAATTAGTTATAAATTTTTGATTTTATTATGATTTTTAGTTTTAGAAGTTTTTATTATTGTTTATATTATATCCCATACAAAAACCCATATAATATATTCTGTATTGATATTTAAAACAATTCAATTTTATTCTCACGGGGAAAAGGCATTTATCTCTTTTTTGATGAAGAGTTTCTATAATAAATTCATCATTTCCCAATTTGTCCAAAGTCTCTAAATATTTTTCATAAGAGAAGTTTATATCAATATCTTTTACTCCCATAGTCAAGATTTCATCATAGGTATATCCTAAGGTTTCATAGGCTCTTTTATTGGCATAACAGAAATTTGCTTTTTTATCTAAGAGGAAAATTGCTTCATAAAGATTATCCAAAGCAAATTTTTGAAATAGAATCTTATTTAAATCCTCTTTTTGTTTTGTTATATCTTTAATATTTGCTATATAATAAAGGATTTCATCATTTTCATTTTTTATAACGGTTAAATCAATATTCACGGGAAATTTTTTCCCGTCTTTTCTTATATTTACGGCTTCAAAAGATAAAAAGGACTTATCAAATGCCTCTTTTTGTTTTTGCAGAGCAAAAGCTCTGTTCTTTTCTTCAAAAAGAGCTAAGAAATCCAACTCCTGAAGCTCTTTATTTGTATAACCGTAAATTTTGGTAAAAGCAGGATTTGTACTCTCAAACTTTTTACTGTTGTGTTTATGAAAAGCTATTGCCCAATGAGCCTGATTAAATATAGTTTCCCATTGCTTTAATGTTTTTTCTATTTCTGATTGTCTTGCTACTTCTTTTTCCAATCTTGACAGTCTCTGAAAAGTTGATTCGTTTAGATTATATTCGATTTGATTAAACCTATTATCTCTTGCTGTTTTAGCTGAGGGTAAAAAGATTATAAAACGGGCTCCTTTTAAAATATTTTCTACTTTTAAAACTCCTTGCAGTTTTTGTTCAATAATTGTTTTTGAAATAAACAAACCAAGTCCTGTTGAATCCTCTTTTGTACTAACTCCCGGTTTAAAAACTTTGTTAATAACCTTTTCTTCTATTCCTTGGGCATTATCTTCTATATAAATCTTTGTATTTTCAATATCTTTAAAAAGTATAATTTTTATACGAGGCTTTTTAATTTTTCTTTTTACCAACATATCTTTTGCATTTAGAACAATATTTAATACGGCATTTACAAACTCATTTCTGTTTCCGTAAGCTTGTAATAATTCATCATAAATAAATCTAAATTCTATATTTTCGGCTTTTAAAGTATAGTAAACTAATTTTTCTATATTTAATATCTCTTCAACAATACTGAAATTTTCTTTTTTATTTGATTGGAATTTAAAAGAGTTATAAAAAACATTTATTGTCTGGCTTAAATGTTTTATTATTTGGTTATTTTGTTTAATTGCACTTATTATTTGTCTATTTTCGACAATACCTTTTAATAAAATATTTGCTTCAACATTAGTCCAGACAGCAGAGATTTCCGTTAAAGGTTCTCTCCATTGATGGGTTATATTTCCTATAAGTTTTCCCAAAGATGCCTGTCTTGATTGTAGAAAAAGCATTTTCTCTTGAAATTTCAACTTTAATAAAGCTTCATTTTTCTCTTTTTGCAAGATTTTTATTTTTTGTCCCAAAGCAAGGAAAAGAACAATCATCTGCCACATATATCCTAAAAAATGAGCTTCTACCGTAAAAAAAGAGTAAAATAGCAAACCTGTTTTCATAAATAGAGTAACGATAATAGATATTAGATAACCGCCTAATGCAATTATATAGTATTTTGACATTTCATCTTTTTGTATAAAACTTATTATTGAAATTGCCAAACAAAAAAGCGTTAATACAATTATTATAAAAATATTCATTAATTGATAAGAAGTTAAGTTAAAATTATTTATAAAAAACAGAGTATTAAATAAAAGTACAACTGCCCAAATAGTATAATAAAGCTTCTTATTAGATTTATTGATATTAAAAAAGTCTATGGAGAAAAATATTAAAAAGGTAAAAGCTAACTGTAAAATCAAAGTATTAAAAAACAAAGAGGTTTTAAAATCAAAAATCAGAGGCAGATATCCATAAGAGAAACTTATAAACACACCTAATAATAAGTTATAAATAGAAAATAACAAATAACCCTTCTCTTTTGTGGAAGAGTAAACAAAAAGACTAAATAAAATTATACTCAAAAAAGAACCTATACTTATAAAGAAGAAGATAAATTGCGGTACTTGAACTTCCAAAGCTTCAATTTGCGAACCTATAAACATATTTACAATCATAGGTGTTTTTGTTTCAATCTTAATAAGATAAGTTACGGCACTATCTGATTTTTCCAATTCAAAATAGGAGTTTAATGTCTTAAAACTGTTTTTTAAAAGAGTATCTCCTATAGATTTTATATTCTTTTTTTCATATAAAAGTTTGTCATTTTCATAAGCATATAAAGTCAACTTTTCCAAAGAGTTGTACATAAAACTCAAAACCTGTTTTTGTTCACTCTTATTTAGAACTTTTAGAGCAACCCACAAAGGTTCATTTGAAAAGCCTAGACTTCTGTTTTTCGAATAGAGTTTTTTAAATTCCGAGTTTTTAAAAGAAATGTACGCTTCTTTATAAGACAGACTCTTAATAAGATAAGAGGGTTTATCAAGAACTTCTACTTTACTAGAAGAAGAGATTTCTAATATATCCGCAAAACAGACCTGAAAAAAACAAATAAAAAAGAAAAATGATAAAAACAGTCTCTTCATTATTTGGTTATTTCAAGCTGAAGACGATAACCGACTCCTCTTACGGAAGTTATTATATCTTCATCAAATTTTTTTCTGATTCTTAATATTAAGTTTTTAATCGAAGAGTCGCTTACACTTTCCAAAGGCCATAAAACAGAAGAGATTTCATCTTTTGTTACTGTTTTTTTATAATTTTTAATAAGAAGTTTCAAAAGTTGAAGCTCTTTAAACCCCAACTGAATAAGTTTGTTATTTTGATATACTTCCTGAGTAGTTATCGAATAAAAAATATTCTTACTTAAAGGAATAACTCCTTTGTTTTTTACGACTCTTTTCATAGATTTTTGTATTGTAGAGATTAAATCTTCTAACTCAATAGGTTTTGTAATATATCCGTCAATAGAGAGATTCACCGCTTGCATCAAGATCACTTGCTGCGTAAAATTTGTTAATAAAATAATAGGTATATCATAATCTTTTTTTCTAATTTTTTCTGTTAAATCAAGTCCGTCCATTAGAGGCATTTTAATATCCGTAATAACAAGATCAATACTCTCTTCTTCATAAAGTTCATAAGCTTTTTGCCCGTTAGTTACCGTATAAACCTCTTTAAATAACATTTTTAGGACATCTGTAATGTTTTTTTTAATAATCTCGTCATCTTCTGCAAAAAGTACAGATTTATCTTTTAACAATAAAATATTATTTATCACTATTTAAATCCTAAATTTCAGTTTTTATTAAGTAAAGTCACAAAATTCTAACTAATCATATATAAATAAATTATTAAGTAGTATATACTTTATCCCATAGGATAAAGTATATCGCTTTGAATCTCTTTTATTTTATTCATTAATTCATCATCTATTTTAAAATCTAAAGCAGCAAAAGATTCTTCAAGTTGAGATAGTTTTCTGGCTCCTATAATAGTTGAAGCTACAAAATCAAAATGTTTAGAATAAGCAACTGCTAAGGTAACAGGAGATACTCCGTAATCTTTTGCTAAAGACATATATCTTTTCGTTGCTTCAATAGTTTTATCGTTTACAAATCTTTTTGATTGAGCTTGAACTCTTGGATTTTGATGTTTGGCATATGCAGTAAATCTGCATCCCTCAGGATATAAACCGCTGTTATATTTACCTGAAAGAACTCCTCCTGCTATTGGAGAATACGGAAGTAATGAAATATTTTCTCTTTTGCAGACATTTGCCAATTCATCATGAAATCTAGGATTTAAAAGAGAAAAATTGTTTTGAATTGATTCAAATCTTGCCAAATCTTTATATTTTGAAATCTCATTTGCTTTTGTCAAACCGTAAGCCGTGTCATTTGAAGTTCCTATGTATCTTACTTTTCCCTCTTTAACCAAAGCATCAAAAGCTTTTAAACTCTCTTCTACAGGCACAACCGTATCCGGCCAATGCATCTGGTAAAGATCAATATAATCAACGTCAAGTCTTTTTAAACTTCCTTCAACAGCAGTTTTTATATGAAAAGAATCAATTGCAGTAAGTCCGTGTCTAATAGGAGGTACAAACCATCCTGAAGCAGCTCCTACTACTTTTGTAGCTAAAATAATAGAATCTCTGGGTTTTGTTTTAAGCCATTCTCCGACAATTTGTTCAGTAATTCCGGCTGTATCAGCTTTTGGAGGAACAGGATAAACTTCGGCAGTATCGTAAAAATTGATTCCTCTGTCATAAGCTTTATCCATAATTTCAAAAGCCTCTTTTTTTGAAGTGGTGCTACCAAATGTCATCGTTCCTAAACAAATGGGCGTTACTCTAAGTCCACTTTTACCTATATAGTTATAATTCATAATTTCACCTTTGAAAAAACGAATTATAACGATTTATTTTTTAAGAGTAACTAATTACTCCATTATACAAATCTCTTTTTTGAGCATGTGTACAATTGTCTCTTTAGCAACTAAAAGTACTACAAGAATAGTTATTACCATAAAAACATATGAAAGAATCAAATATAAATTTTCATGAGTTAACTGATACATTAAAATCGTAGCAATACTAATAGCAGCCATAGGAAAGGTAAATGCCCACCAAGAGATAAAAAATTTAATTTTAATATAATTTTTATACATTACAAATACTAAAATCGTAAAAAACAGAGCCAAACTATATAAAATATGAGCAAAAAAATCTAAAGTAGAAGTCATACTTATATATGCCACGAATCCGATTGCAGGAGGTGCAATAAGAATAAAAAGCGTAGGCATAAATTTTGGAGCAAATTGTTTATGGAAAATAATTCTATTTAAAATAATAGCAAAAAGTACAATCCAAAAGAAAATACCTATTGAAAAATAAAAATATAAAATAGTTTCACTAGCAAACCCTTTTCCTGCAATAGGAACAAGAATATTACCTACAATAGGAATAAACCAAGCTGGGTTTGAGTGTTGCATTTCAAGATTATTATTTATCCAAAACCTAATTGTATAAAAAGTAAAAAAGAAATGAAGCAAAGCTCCTGCTATAAATAATCCATTTGCCAAAAGAGGGATTGAATGTCTAAAAAATATTGCCAAAAGCAGCATAGAAATAGAGATAGCCGCAAA
It encodes the following:
- a CDS encoding M48 family metallopeptidase, giving the protein MLEIFVIAYCLYFLFSTYTSFMQIGFVKNAKKMRPIILDDEKYLEAADYSVEKEELSIISAFYSFIIFLCWIGFGLNTLDSLLTIESTWLKAVVFVDLFIIINWILGLPFELYTSFKLDKKYGFSNMTPALFIKDTLKTGILFLVFGSAVIAAISWIISSFNSWWIWGFIFIFAVIILINMLYPVIRDKMFDKFEALKDKELEEKIINLLNQVGFKSSGVFSVDASKRDNRLNAYFGGLGSTKRVVLFDTLIQKLSHNELLAVLGHELGHFKNGDILKNIAIMGVVMFIFFAIFGNLSDEIFLGLKLQNEPYAIITIFLLFSPILSFFLMPLISLISRHNEYAADEFGSNMQSKEDLVSALLKLANENKSFPLSHPLYIFFYYSHPPLTERFKELGYDVQNDSDNALKDSIYADAN
- a CDS encoding GGDEF domain-containing protein, with the protein product MVKYIIACIDNDIEVLDSLYNKISRIVDSDYIVESYINKEQALIGCYNYIIAGNEILITILGQDSSKMSVEKFFIELHKNSPTTRNILFEDVATVESLSKIINESSLYQIIPRRFDRVDFEYIILEAIKQNAQDRRLRDYQRVLESAVEKRTRELNDINVKLEILATTDSLTGVKNRRSFYESSAPMIRYSRRENKELAVLMIDIDKFKMINDIYGHAAGDDVIKIMAQKIKDSLRKSDIFARLGGEEFAAVLPNTSKRGAQKAAENIRKEIENLEIKTINEEKIKFTISIGLTMLRYDDVDLEAILHRADLALYEAKREGRNKVCISKEELNEEN
- a CDS encoding YbgC/FadM family acyl-CoA thioesterase; the encoded protein is MKIRVYYEDTDCGGIVYYANYLKFCERARSNLFFEKGLSPHNDEEFFVVKKVEAEYIKPAKFSDLLEVNTKIISKSAVTIDILHEIYKDNELLFISKVKLVYLKKFRPSKIPKEILEIFC
- a CDS encoding sensor histidine kinase, coding for MRKNMDKNTKSEKTLINIIKFGAVVPIIVISIIFTYIFVQYKNEELKNEIENLRVKFLNENKKNVKDEVNRVVSSIKYEIERSDEELKNFLKNKVYEAHSIATNIYNESIKNGEKDKNKIFETIKQTLGSILYNKGRGYIFIDDINGIKLLQPTNKSFEGKDFSNFEDPKGYKFVQKIMETIRKKGEAYDEYFWYKTQTDKEAYKKISFYKYFEPYNVAIGTGEYFVDFEKKIQNRLLERIRRIKFDDNGYIVIFNSKGTYLSHFKKDNIGKNGFKIKDKEGNYFIKDIVNFAKKNKEGYLSYIASARPDKNEQNREKVTYLKYFKQWDWIIGAGFYLEELNKEVKEKELLLTQKHEEIIQKIIVISFTVTFILILLSSYISKILFDKFNEYKKEIKKEVDKTIEKEKLLVQQSKMAIMGEMIANIAHQWKQPLNLISTSNSLIKLNKEFDNFSTPEEIDEAIENIDHSVKHLATTIDDFRNFFKPNKIKSVFKIDDLLNKAFKLLDTQLKNSNIEVISDVKEIEVYGFENELLQVLINIIKNAIDELFKIHDKKFIFINAYRKDSIVVIRVKDTAGGIPKKMLDKVFQAYFTTKGDKGTGIGLYMCKQIINNINGEIRVTNVDFTYKEEKYKGAEFIITIPFQTSI
- a CDS encoding alpha/beta fold hydrolase, whose translation is MKEWTLKHSFYFEGREVKYDIKGEGKPVILVHGTPWSSFNLRHLISELSLEYKVYYFDLLGYGSSDKSDADVSLGIQNRLLDEIIKYWELKNPFIIGHDFGGTTVFRNHILNKKNYKKIVVIDPVALSPWGSPFFKHIEKHENAFSTVPDFIHLAIVEAYIKTAAHKKLTQETIHGILAPWSSKEGKAAFYRQIAQADSKFTDEFQDRFDEIRAPLLILWGQEDKWIPCSQAYELQKKIKKAQLITIPDAGHLIIEEKPQILVQEIKKFFESEKE